The sequence TGAGAAAGAAAATATTCATTCTATAAGCGGGGATGGGGAGCTAATGCTAACTATCCTCGCTTCTTTTGCCCAGGAAGAAAGCCGTTCTGTTAGTGAAAATTGCAAGTGGAGAATTAGGAAAGGTTTCTTAGAGGGGGAAATTGTAAACCTAAGGTTTATATATGGCTATGACATTGATGATGGAGAAATTACTATAAATGAAGAAGAAGCTGAAATAGTAAGGATGATATTTGATGACTACTTAAATGGCATGGGAACAACTAGTATTGCAAAAAAACTTAGTCAGATGAAAGTGAAAAGACCTAGAGGAGGTAAGTGGAATTCAGAAAGAGTTGCTGAAATCCTTAGAAATGAAAAATATATAGGAAATGCATTACTTCAGAAGAAATATGTAGAAGACCATTTGACAAAGACTCTAGTTAGAAATAAAGGAGATCTTCCACAGTACTATGTTGAAAACTCACATCCTGCGATAATTGAAAAAGATATCTTTGAAAAAGTACAATATATAATGGAAGAAAGACGAAATAAGTTTGCAGGGAAAAAAGTATCTTATCCTTTTACCAGCAAATTAATTTGTGAAAACTGTGGAAAGAAATATAGAAGAAAGCTAAGCCATGGTAGAGTGTATTGGGTTTGCAGTACCTATACAAGACATGGAAAAGATTACTGCAACTCAAGGCAAATACCAGAGGAGATTTTACTTGAGATTACAAGTAAAGTATTAGAAGTAGAGAATTTTGATGAAACCCTATTCAATGAAAAAATTGAACATATAGAGATTTGTGATTTTAACATACTGAAATT is a genomic window of Sporanaerobacter acetigenes DSM 13106 containing:
- a CDS encoding recombinase family protein; translated protein: MARNIRRIKASNIKRLERKKVAAYVRVSSGKDAMLHSLSAQISYYNDYIQKRLEWEFVGIYADEGMTGTKDNRKEFQRMLQDARDRKIDLIITKSISRFARNTVTMLEVVRELKDINVDVYFEKENIHSISGDGELMLTILASFAQEESRSVSENCKWRIRKGFLEGEIVNLRFIYGYDIDDGEITINEEEAEIVRMIFDDYLNGMGTTSIAKKLSQMKVKRPRGGKWNSERVAEILRNEKYIGNALLQKKYVEDHLTKTLVRNKGDLPQYYVENSHPAIIEKDIFEKVQYIMEERRNKFAGKKVSYPFTSKLICENCGKKYRRKLSHGRVYWVCSTYTRHGKDYCNSRQIPEEILLEITSKVLEVENFDETLFNEKIEHIEICDFNILKFVFRDGEIIQRTWEHKPRSKSWDEEARQGARERALKQWEERNHGGSKNGNGNTCQE